The Pseudomonas sp. FP2309 genome has a window encoding:
- a CDS encoding sulfotransferase yields the protein MQYHFISGLPRSGSTLLSAILLQNPRFHAGMSSPVSPLFNGVLAQCSAGSEFGSVIDADTRRRLLRGLFDAYYADKASTPVVFDTNRQWCARMPALRDLFPQAKVIACVRNVAWVLDSLERLYRANPFENTKLFNDDDERNTVYSRCETLAQRNRLVGFAWTALKEAYYGENAESLLVVDYDLLSQAPERVMRLVYEFIGEPWFEHDFNHLTYDAPAFDQALGLAGLHKVKPKVAPQARRTLLPPDLFEKYAALSFWRDGAASAANVIRMKTDAAVN from the coding sequence ATGCAGTATCACTTTATCTCCGGACTGCCGCGTTCGGGTTCAACGCTGCTCTCCGCGATTCTGCTGCAGAACCCGCGTTTTCACGCTGGCATGAGCAGCCCGGTCAGCCCCTTGTTCAATGGGGTGCTGGCGCAGTGCAGCGCCGGCAGTGAGTTCGGCTCGGTGATCGACGCCGACACCCGCCGCCGTCTGCTGCGCGGGTTATTCGACGCCTATTACGCCGATAAGGCTTCCACCCCGGTGGTGTTCGACACTAACCGCCAGTGGTGCGCGCGCATGCCCGCGCTGCGTGACCTGTTTCCCCAGGCCAAAGTGATCGCCTGCGTGCGCAACGTCGCGTGGGTCCTGGACAGTCTTGAGCGCCTGTACCGCGCCAATCCGTTCGAGAACACCAAGCTGTTCAACGACGATGACGAGCGCAACACCGTCTACAGCCGCTGCGAAACCCTGGCCCAGCGCAATCGCCTGGTGGGGTTTGCCTGGACCGCGCTCAAAGAGGCGTATTACGGCGAGAACGCCGAGTCGTTGCTGGTGGTCGATTACGACTTGTTGAGCCAGGCGCCGGAGCGGGTGATGCGGCTGGTGTACGAGTTCATCGGCGAGCCGTGGTTCGAACATGACTTCAACCACCTGACCTACGACGCGCCGGCCTTCGACCAGGCGTTGGGGCTTGCCGGCCTGCACAAGGTCAAACCCAAGGTTGCGCCACAGGCCCGGCGCACCCTGTTACCGCCGGACCTGTTTGAAAAGTACGCCGCGCTGTCGTTTTGGCGCGATGGGGCTGCCAGTGCGGCCAATGTCATTCGTATGAAAACCGACGCCGCCGTCAACTGA